Proteins encoded together in one Pseudomonas sp. Seg1 window:
- a CDS encoding TerB family tellurite resistance protein translates to MLAWLKENAALARDKLTTEVSKFKNQKFMEATTAACAIVAAADGEISSAEKTKMAGFINNSSELKVFNMADVIKSFNGHCEKFEFDFQIGQAEALKAIGKIKGDAGAGRLLVRVACAIGASDGNFDDKEKAACRLICLELGLNPADFEL, encoded by the coding sequence ATGCTTGCATGGCTTAAAGAAAACGCTGCATTGGCGCGGGACAAACTGACCACTGAGGTGAGCAAGTTCAAAAACCAGAAATTCATGGAGGCCACGACTGCCGCGTGCGCAATCGTCGCCGCTGCAGACGGTGAGATTTCTTCCGCCGAGAAAACCAAAATGGCCGGGTTTATCAATAACTCGTCGGAATTGAAGGTTTTCAACATGGCCGACGTCATCAAATCCTTCAACGGTCACTGCGAAAAGTTCGAGTTCGACTTTCAGATCGGTCAGGCGGAAGCGCTCAAGGCTATCGGCAAGATCAAGGGCGATGCCGGTGCCGGCCGCCTGCTGGTGCGTGTCGCGTGTGCCATCGGTGCGTCGGATGGCAACTTCGACGACAAAGAAAAAGCGGCATGCCGTCTGATTTGCCTCGAGCTGGGATTGAACCCGGCTGATTTCGAACTTTAA
- a CDS encoding TerD family protein yields MALTLEKKQSISLEKTAGTALSSVSLGLGWDPVKAGFLGKLMGNGGDIDLDASCILLDGSLQPVDLVWFRQLKSQDGSIQHSGDNRTGEGAGDDETIHVDLQRLPAVVQHLVFTVNSFTGQNFEKVENAYCRIVNASNKNELARFNLSERGAHTGIVMASLSRDSDGWKFTAIGQTTNGRTADDLVNLAVQALR; encoded by the coding sequence ATGGCACTTACCCTAGAAAAAAAGCAGTCCATTTCCCTGGAAAAAACCGCTGGTACGGCGCTGTCCAGCGTCAGCCTCGGCCTGGGTTGGGACCCGGTGAAGGCCGGCTTTCTCGGCAAGCTGATGGGCAATGGCGGTGATATCGACCTGGACGCTTCGTGCATCCTGCTCGACGGCAGCCTGCAGCCGGTCGACCTCGTCTGGTTCCGCCAGCTCAAGTCGCAGGACGGCTCGATCCAGCATTCCGGCGACAACCGCACCGGCGAAGGTGCGGGTGACGACGAAACCATCCACGTTGACCTGCAACGTCTGCCGGCCGTCGTCCAGCACCTGGTGTTCACCGTGAACAGCTTCACCGGGCAGAACTTCGAAAAAGTCGAAAATGCCTACTGCCGCATCGTCAACGCCAGTAACAAAAACGAACTGGCCCGCTTCAATCTGTCCGAGCGTGGCGCTCACACCGGCATCGTCATGGCCAGCCTGTCCCGCGACAGCGATGGCTGGAAATTCACCGCGATCGGTCAGACCACCAATGGCCGTACCGCCGACGATCTGGTCAACCTGGCCGTTCAGGCGCTGCGTTAA
- a CDS encoding lysozyme inhibitor LprI family protein, producing MSRLFLGSSFFGLLLALCAAPVSAASFDCSKATTFAENAICAEGALGLLDEQLNAKYVRVLESASNPSDVRQQQREWLRLRDNCKTGQCLSSSMSQRLSELTQQLAQPVRPVVGSVTKPGVPAATLDPAVNPGPVQASASATARPASPVRNAADDHQAVLNLKIALFVMAVLLLICVWLHHRGSMTIYQDYTDALWTSLTPILGIGTYFICSAWLEIPARYSAIAAGVLASLMALQVIVQTYRSNGVSLYFLLALFAKIALLTFYCLMMLMLFASNASNKREARRKRGWAVAVTTVFVFLSGWMCRHRQFSSIDDYIAGRT from the coding sequence ATGTCACGCTTGTTTCTCGGCTCAAGCTTCTTTGGCTTGCTGCTGGCGCTGTGCGCTGCCCCGGTATCGGCAGCGAGTTTTGATTGTTCCAAGGCCACCACTTTTGCCGAAAACGCAATCTGCGCAGAGGGGGCCCTCGGCCTGCTGGATGAGCAATTGAACGCCAAGTACGTTCGTGTGCTGGAAAGCGCCTCTAACCCCAGTGACGTCCGCCAGCAGCAGCGTGAGTGGCTGCGTTTGCGCGACAACTGCAAAACCGGGCAGTGCCTGTCGTCCTCGATGTCACAAAGGCTCAGCGAGCTGACGCAGCAGTTGGCACAACCTGTCAGGCCCGTGGTCGGCTCCGTCACTAAACCGGGCGTGCCGGCGGCGACTCTCGATCCAGCAGTTAATCCCGGCCCCGTACAGGCGTCGGCATCGGCAACGGCCAGGCCGGCAAGTCCCGTGCGCAATGCGGCGGACGATCATCAAGCGGTTCTGAACCTGAAAATCGCGCTGTTTGTCATGGCGGTTTTGCTGCTGATCTGTGTCTGGTTGCATCATCGGGGATCGATGACGATTTACCAGGACTACACCGACGCACTGTGGACCAGTCTCACGCCAATCCTCGGTATTGGCACCTACTTTATCTGCAGTGCCTGGCTGGAAATTCCTGCCCGCTATTCGGCGATTGCCGCCGGGGTGCTGGCGTCGCTCATGGCCTTGCAGGTGATTGTGCAGACGTACCGCAGCAACGGCGTGTCGTTGTATTTCTTGCTCGCACTGTTCGCAAAAATCGCCTTGCTGACGTTTTACTGCCTGATGATGCTGATGTTGTTCGCCAGCAACGCCAGCAACAAGCGCGAGGCCCGGCGCAAGCGCGGTTGGGCTGTGGCGGTGACGACGGTTTTTGTATTCCTCTCGGGGTGGATGTGCCGGCATCGGCAGTTCTCTTCGATTGACGACTACATCGCTGGCAGAACGTAA
- a CDS encoding type II toxin-antitoxin system HicB family antitoxin → MLYPIAISIGDDQHAWGVEVPDIPGCFSAGEDLDDAVAMAREAIEGHFEILADDGAPIPAASKLSLHVANPKYTGCAWAVVDIDVLKYLGKAQKLNITLPGHLLNRIDEYVLHHPEEKSRSGFLASAALKVLQQG, encoded by the coding sequence ATGCTCTACCCGATTGCGATTTCAATTGGCGATGACCAACACGCCTGGGGTGTAGAAGTCCCGGACATTCCTGGATGCTTTTCCGCTGGAGAGGATCTGGACGATGCCGTCGCCATGGCTCGCGAAGCCATCGAAGGTCATTTCGAGATTCTCGCGGACGACGGCGCTCCCATTCCAGCGGCCAGCAAGCTGAGCCTGCACGTGGCCAACCCGAAATACACCGGCTGTGCATGGGCCGTGGTGGATATCGATGTGCTCAAGTATTTGGGCAAAGCCCAAAAACTCAACATCACCCTGCCGGGCCACTTGCTCAACCGCATTGATGAGTATGTGTTGCATCACCCGGAAGAGAAAAGCCGTTCCGGGTTTCTGGCTTCGGCAGCGTTGAAGGTGTTGCAGCAGGGTTAA
- a CDS encoding BRCT domain-containing protein → MSTLKFSYRDAKGDLSQRELIHWSESSVYIQGRSASDTFPKTYRKDRIIEVLLGAELLLNEAAPPSPRLQHNRKPPALVASEAASQTPHPKMSPGRINQILFTGFAAAQRAELEQKAVEYGLRVMSTAGKTLTFLCYGENAGPTKVSKALEAGAFIINSEQFLNLITTGEIP, encoded by the coding sequence ATGTCGACTCTAAAATTCAGCTATAGAGATGCAAAGGGCGATTTAAGTCAGCGGGAGTTGATTCATTGGTCAGAGAGTTCGGTTTACATTCAAGGACGATCGGCCAGCGATACCTTTCCTAAAACCTATCGCAAGGATCGCATCATCGAAGTATTGCTTGGGGCTGAGCTGCTCTTAAATGAGGCCGCTCCTCCTTCTCCGAGGCTTCAGCACAATCGAAAGCCACCGGCGCTCGTTGCTTCAGAAGCCGCTTCGCAAACGCCTCATCCGAAAATGTCACCGGGTAGGATCAATCAAATTCTTTTCACTGGGTTCGCAGCTGCACAACGGGCTGAGCTTGAGCAAAAAGCAGTGGAATATGGGTTGAGGGTCATGAGTACGGCAGGCAAGACGCTGACGTTTCTTTGTTATGGTGAAAATGCAGGACCAACCAAAGTTTCCAAAGCACTTGAGGCTGGAGCTTTCATCATCAACTCAGAGCAATTCTTGAATCTGATCACAACAGGAGAAATCCCCTGA
- a CDS encoding DUF6124 family protein, producing the protein MFKVTPNPPETDPASPYESPDSKKFHEAAERALDHYLSPTAQIMGSTREPEPMYLANPAYDTESLLANASETLGSATTMLNNFAALLDTSHRKTALGIAQVVMLGELAVNQALDKVVPDE; encoded by the coding sequence ATGTTCAAAGTAACGCCCAATCCGCCGGAAACCGATCCGGCCTCCCCCTACGAATCACCTGATTCAAAGAAATTCCACGAAGCCGCCGAGCGCGCCCTCGACCACTACCTCAGCCCAACCGCGCAGATCATGGGTTCCACCCGCGAACCCGAACCGATGTACCTCGCCAACCCTGCCTACGACACCGAATCCTTGCTCGCCAACGCCAGCGAAACACTCGGCTCGGCCACCACCATGCTCAACAACTTCGCCGCGCTGCTCGACACCTCGCACCGCAAGACTGCACTCGGCATTGCGCAGGTTGTGATGTTGGGGGAATTGGCGGTGAATCAGGCGCTGGATAAGGTTGTGCCGGATGAGTAG
- a CDS encoding TerD family protein, with protein MATLAPGGNAPVASGLLRVDINYSPIPGADIDVSAFVLGTTAKVRGDGDMCFYGQPSVLGGAVTLSDASAGRAVFTVDLSRLEAAVEKVALTATIYENKASFERVSQLSVVVSGGVEAQIPTSGMKETALILGEFYRRQGEWKFRCVGQGFNGGLEPLARHFGVDVAAPAAAPTPAPAPAPVPPAAPAAAKSSISLSKVTLDKTRSSISLEKTAAGFGEIKVNLNWNKRSSGGFFRSSTSVDLDVGCLYELQDGEKGVVQALGNCFGELKHAPYIQLMGDDRTGSVAGGEWMHINGGKWAEVRRILIFAFIYEGAPNWRETDGVVTIYIPNQPDIEVRLNEEGGRHGMCAIAMLENVNGAVKVSRRVDFHRGHSAMDEAYGWGMNWRAGSK; from the coding sequence ATGGCGACCCTTGCTCCGGGCGGCAACGCGCCAGTTGCCAGCGGCCTGCTTCGCGTCGACATCAATTACTCGCCGATTCCTGGCGCTGACATTGATGTCTCGGCCTTTGTTCTGGGAACCACGGCAAAGGTTCGCGGCGATGGCGACATGTGCTTTTACGGGCAACCGAGCGTATTGGGCGGGGCAGTCACCCTGTCCGACGCCTCGGCGGGTCGTGCGGTGTTCACGGTCGATCTGAGCCGACTTGAAGCGGCCGTGGAAAAGGTCGCACTGACCGCCACGATCTACGAAAACAAGGCCAGTTTCGAGCGCGTCTCGCAGTTGTCGGTGGTGGTGTCCGGTGGCGTCGAAGCGCAGATACCGACCAGTGGCATGAAGGAAACCGCGCTGATCCTCGGCGAGTTTTATCGTCGTCAGGGCGAGTGGAAATTCCGCTGCGTCGGACAGGGTTTCAACGGTGGACTTGAGCCGTTGGCCAGGCACTTCGGTGTGGATGTGGCTGCTCCGGCAGCAGCGCCGACACCTGCTCCAGCCCCAGCCCCCGTGCCGCCAGCGGCTCCTGCGGCAGCGAAATCGTCGATCAGCCTGAGCAAGGTCACCCTCGACAAAACCCGCAGCTCCATCAGCCTGGAGAAGACGGCGGCCGGTTTCGGTGAGATCAAGGTCAACCTGAACTGGAACAAGCGCAGCTCCGGCGGCTTCTTCCGCAGCAGCACCTCGGTCGACCTGGACGTCGGTTGCCTGTACGAGTTGCAGGACGGTGAAAAGGGTGTGGTGCAAGCCCTTGGCAACTGCTTCGGCGAATTGAAGCATGCGCCTTACATCCAGTTGATGGGCGACGACCGTACCGGCTCCGTGGCCGGTGGCGAATGGATGCACATCAATGGCGGCAAGTGGGCAGAAGTGCGCCGCATCCTGATTTTCGCCTTCATCTACGAAGGCGCGCCGAACTGGCGCGAGACCGACGGCGTCGTGACCATTTACATCCCGAATCAGCCAGACATCGAGGTTCGCCTCAACGAAGAGGGCGGTCGCCATGGCATGTGCGCCATTGCAATGCTCGAAAACGTCAACGGTGCCGTCAAGGTTTCCCGGCGAGTGGATTTCCACCGCGGGCATTCGGCGATGGACGAAGCCTACGGCTGGGGCATGAACTGGCGCGCCGGCTCTAAATAG
- a CDS encoding class I SAM-dependent methyltransferase, with product MTQNIYDDPEFFQGYSQMNRSIGGLDAAPEWPALKALLPSMHDLNVVDLGCGYGWFSRWAIENGAASVLGLDVSEKMLERARETTSAANIRYERADLEHLDLPACSFDLAYSSLALHYIKDLPGLFAHLYAALKPGSYFVFSIEHPIFMAPRNPGWLIDNEGHKRWPLDSYQMEGERVTNWLTDGVIKQHRTVGTLLNSLIAAGFTLRHLNEWGPSDAEVAAQPALAEERERPMMMLVAVQR from the coding sequence ATGACGCAAAACATTTACGACGATCCCGAATTCTTCCAGGGCTACAGCCAGATGAACCGCTCCATCGGCGGCCTCGACGCGGCGCCTGAGTGGCCGGCGCTCAAGGCCCTATTGCCGTCCATGCACGACTTGAACGTGGTGGATCTGGGTTGCGGTTATGGCTGGTTCAGCCGTTGGGCCATCGAGAATGGCGCGGCGAGCGTGCTGGGGCTGGATGTCTCGGAGAAGATGCTGGAGCGCGCGCGCGAAACCACCTCGGCGGCGAACATCCGCTACGAACGCGCCGATTTGGAACACCTCGACCTGCCCGCCTGCAGTTTCGATCTGGCCTACAGTTCTCTGGCGCTGCATTACATCAAGGATCTGCCGGGGCTGTTTGCCCACCTGTACGCCGCGCTGAAACCGGGTTCGTACTTTGTGTTCTCTATCGAGCATCCGATCTTCATGGCCCCGCGCAACCCCGGCTGGCTGATCGACAACGAGGGGCACAAGCGCTGGCCACTGGACAGTTATCAGATGGAGGGCGAACGGGTGACTAACTGGTTGACCGACGGCGTGATCAAGCAACATCGTACGGTCGGGACGTTGCTCAATTCGCTGATCGCTGCTGGTTTCACCCTTCGTCATCTCAACGAATGGGGCCCGAGCGATGCCGAAGTGGCTGCACAACCGGCGCTGGCGGAAGAGCGCGAAAGGCCAATGATGATGTTGGTGGCGGTGCAGCGCTGA
- a CDS encoding TerD family protein: MAVSLSKGGNVSLSKEAPGLSEVIVGLGWDPRVTDGTEFDLDASIFIVGENGKVLDDNGFIFYNNKKSTDGSVEHLGDNRSGAGEGDDEQATVKLNGLAAAVKKLVFSVTIHDAEARKQSFGQVSNAYIRVINKADGKELARYDLSEDASTETAMIFGELYRNGEEFKFKAIGQGFAGGLKPLAEAHGVSIG, encoded by the coding sequence ATGGCTGTAAGTCTGTCCAAAGGTGGCAACGTTTCGCTGTCCAAAGAAGCTCCGGGCCTGTCCGAAGTGATCGTGGGCCTGGGTTGGGATCCGCGTGTCACTGACGGCACCGAGTTCGACCTGGATGCTTCGATTTTCATCGTGGGTGAAAACGGCAAAGTCCTCGACGACAACGGTTTCATTTTCTACAACAACAAAAAATCCACCGACGGCTCCGTCGAGCACCTGGGCGATAACCGCTCGGGCGCTGGTGAAGGCGACGACGAGCAAGCCACCGTCAAGCTCAACGGCCTGGCGGCTGCTGTGAAGAAACTGGTGTTCTCGGTGACCATCCACGACGCCGAAGCCCGCAAGCAAAGCTTCGGTCAGGTGTCCAACGCCTACATCCGAGTGATCAACAAGGCTGACGGTAAAGAGCTGGCTCGCTACGACCTGAGCGAAGACGCTTCCACCGAAACCGCGATGATTTTCGGTGAGCTGTACCGTAACGGTGAAGAGTTCAAGTTCAAGGCGATCGGCCAGGGTTTTGCTGGCGGCCTGAAGCCTCTGGCTGAAGCCCACGGTGTGAGCATCGGCTAA
- a CDS encoding DUF4236 domain-containing protein, translating to MGFRFSKRITLVPGVRLNISGSGVSTSIGPRGLSMTIGRNGTYLNAGLPGTGLSYRERIDRPARQRTAATEYTGPVKIKITDEGTLLITDIDDQPLSAAIVKRVKAEKEQDIQQLLEKAAQTINRDLEDCLGVHLPTPRPGSLPAIPAPFSIEAPAMPVQLTPGLVDRMLLRAAKVVRQAESQLAAYAQELAEWQATRDAHEFERTEIEKAFRLSAKGFSAQMEKALNYVLSGIAWPKDTRVAYEFSQDVCGIALDIDLPDESDMPRRIAQATGNGRLTFKKRTDAQARRDFVAICYGSLFRVTGEVFALLPGIGNVLVSGYIQRDDAASGTVEDHYVISVVISRSQWNSLNFDRLSEIDPVAALDNFGARVKLDRSARFAAITPLPMSALD from the coding sequence ATGGGATTTCGGTTCAGCAAACGGATTACGTTGGTGCCGGGCGTGCGCCTGAATATCAGCGGTTCCGGGGTGAGCACTTCAATCGGTCCTCGGGGCCTGAGCATGACCATTGGCCGCAATGGCACTTACCTCAATGCGGGGCTGCCCGGTACGGGGCTGTCCTATCGTGAGCGCATTGATCGTCCTGCTCGGCAGCGCACGGCGGCAACGGAGTACACCGGCCCGGTGAAGATCAAGATCACCGACGAGGGCACTCTGCTGATCACCGATATCGATGATCAACCGTTGTCGGCAGCCATCGTCAAACGGGTGAAGGCCGAGAAGGAGCAGGACATTCAGCAGTTGCTGGAGAAGGCCGCGCAGACGATCAATCGTGATCTTGAGGATTGCCTTGGGGTGCATTTGCCGACACCGCGCCCAGGATCGCTGCCGGCGATTCCCGCGCCTTTTTCCATAGAGGCCCCGGCAATGCCTGTGCAGTTGACCCCAGGCCTTGTCGATCGAATGCTCCTGCGTGCAGCGAAAGTCGTTCGGCAGGCCGAATCGCAGTTGGCAGCTTACGCTCAGGAACTCGCCGAATGGCAGGCCACTCGCGATGCCCATGAGTTCGAGCGGACAGAGATCGAAAAGGCTTTCCGCTTATCGGCCAAAGGCTTTAGTGCGCAAATGGAGAAGGCGCTCAACTATGTGCTGAGCGGCATTGCGTGGCCCAAGGATACCCGGGTGGCCTACGAGTTTTCTCAGGATGTGTGCGGCATCGCGCTGGATATTGATCTACCGGACGAAAGCGATATGCCACGGCGTATTGCCCAAGCCACTGGCAATGGTCGCCTGACCTTCAAGAAACGCACCGATGCCCAGGCGCGCCGCGACTTCGTTGCGATTTGTTACGGTTCGTTGTTTCGGGTGACGGGTGAGGTTTTTGCGTTGTTGCCCGGAATCGGCAACGTGCTGGTGTCGGGTTATATCCAGCGTGATGATGCGGCCAGCGGGACAGTCGAGGATCACTATGTGATCTCGGTGGTGATTTCACGCAGCCAATGGAATTCGCTGAACTTCGACCGACTGAGTGAAATCGATCCGGTCGCGGCACTCGACAATTTTGGCGCGCGGGTCAAGCTTGACCGTTCGGCGCGATTCGCTGCCATCACACCGCTGCCGATGTCGGCACTGGATTGA
- a CDS encoding VWA domain-containing protein produces MQITQGQRLPLSNILQGQSLTLAVQIQSSDVIDFVCFGVDAQGKLSDDRYMVFFNQPTTPCASVKIEDQGRFQINLAQLPASIDRLVFTASIDGAGAMSAIGASHFTVSNPAGQAVAHCAFSGATFSAEKAIMVAELYRKNGEWRLLSNLQGYAQGLDALVNHFGGEVAESPAPAPAPVKISLEKKIADAAPHLVSLAKKAQISLEKANLTQTKARVVLVLDASGSMNHQYAKGRVQEVVDRLLPLAVSFDEDGELDCWAFGAKPLRLSPVTLSNHKAFIDTDNGGWRKWELGSRINDEPKVIQKVIEQFQQSNDGTPMYVLFISDGGVSQSTKITRLMVEAANLPIFWQFVGLGGHGYGILEKLDTLTGRVVDNCGFFALDDLHDISEEQLYDMLMAEFPIWLKEAKAKGIIR; encoded by the coding sequence ATGCAGATCACCCAGGGACAACGACTACCTCTTTCAAACATTCTTCAGGGGCAATCGCTCACACTCGCAGTTCAGATCCAGTCCAGCGATGTGATCGATTTCGTCTGCTTCGGCGTCGACGCGCAGGGCAAACTTTCCGACGATCGCTACATGGTCTTTTTCAACCAGCCGACCACGCCGTGCGCCAGCGTAAAAATCGAAGATCAGGGGCGTTTTCAGATCAACCTTGCGCAATTGCCAGCGTCGATTGACCGCTTGGTGTTCACGGCCTCCATCGACGGTGCCGGGGCGATGAGCGCAATCGGTGCCAGCCACTTCACGGTGTCCAATCCTGCCGGCCAGGCCGTCGCCCACTGCGCTTTTTCCGGCGCAACGTTCAGCGCCGAAAAAGCCATCATGGTGGCCGAGTTGTATCGCAAAAACGGCGAGTGGCGCCTGCTCTCGAACCTGCAAGGATACGCACAAGGCCTTGACGCGTTGGTGAATCACTTTGGTGGCGAAGTGGCCGAAAGCCCTGCACCCGCACCAGCCCCGGTGAAAATATCCCTCGAGAAAAAAATCGCCGACGCCGCACCGCATCTGGTCAGTCTGGCGAAGAAAGCGCAGATCAGCCTGGAGAAAGCCAACCTCACCCAGACCAAGGCCCGGGTGGTGCTGGTGCTCGACGCTTCCGGCTCAATGAATCATCAGTATGCCAAGGGCCGGGTGCAGGAAGTCGTCGACCGGTTACTGCCGCTGGCGGTGTCGTTCGATGAGGACGGCGAACTCGATTGCTGGGCATTCGGCGCCAAGCCTTTGCGCCTCTCACCAGTGACCCTGAGCAATCACAAAGCCTTCATCGATACCGACAATGGCGGCTGGAGAAAATGGGAGCTGGGCAGCCGCATCAACGATGAGCCCAAAGTCATCCAGAAGGTCATCGAGCAGTTTCAGCAAAGCAATGACGGTACACCGATGTATGTGCTGTTCATCAGCGACGGCGGCGTGTCCCAAAGCACCAAGATTACCCGTCTGATGGTCGAGGCAGCCAACCTGCCGATCTTCTGGCAATTCGTCGGACTCGGTGGCCACGGCTACGGCATTCTGGAGAAACTCGACACCCTGACGGGGCGCGTAGTAGACAACTGCGGTTTCTTTGCTCTGGACGATCTGCACGACATCTCTGAAGAGCAGCTCTACGACATGTTGATGGCGGAATTCCCGATCTGGCTCAAAGAGGCCAAGGCCAAGGGCATCATTCGCTGA
- a CDS encoding TerD family protein, translating to MALTLQKGANLSLTKTDPSLSKILVGLGWDPRATDGAEFDLDASALLLGANGKVRSEADFIFYNQLKSLDGSVEHTGDNRTGAGDGDDEVIKVDLSRVPADVEKVVFVVTIHDAESRKQSFGQVGGSFIRVVNDVTSAEVVRYDLAEDASTETAMVFAELYRHNGEWKFRAVGQGYAGGLRALANSYGMNF from the coding sequence ATGGCACTGACTCTTCAAAAGGGTGCAAACCTGTCGCTGACCAAAACCGACCCGAGCCTGAGCAAGATTCTGGTTGGCCTGGGCTGGGACCCGCGCGCCACTGATGGCGCAGAGTTTGACCTGGACGCGAGCGCTCTTCTGCTGGGTGCGAACGGCAAGGTCCGCAGCGAAGCCGACTTCATTTTCTACAACCAACTGAAAAGCCTGGACGGTTCGGTTGAGCACACCGGTGACAACCGCACCGGTGCCGGCGACGGCGACGACGAAGTGATCAAGGTCGACCTGAGCCGTGTTCCGGCCGACGTGGAAAAGGTGGTTTTCGTTGTCACCATCCATGACGCCGAATCGCGCAAGCAGAGCTTTGGTCAGGTGGGTGGTTCGTTCATCCGCGTGGTCAATGACGTGACCAGTGCCGAAGTGGTCCGCTACGACCTGGCTGAAGACGCCTCGACCGAAACGGCGATGGTGTTCGCTGAACTGTATCGCCACAACGGCGAGTGGAAATTCCGCGCCGTTGGTCAGGGTTATGCCGGTGGTCTGCGCGCCCTGGCCAACTCCTACGGCATGAACTTTTAA
- a CDS encoding TerC/Alx family metal homeostasis membrane protein — translation MAVFVGIALGALLLDMVTHRGDKPISLAKASIWSIFWIAISLAFAGFLYVQHGPDVASLFVTGYALEKVLSVDNLFVFMAIFAWFKVPDGMRHRVLYWGIIGAIVFRGIFVAIGTGLLAFGPWVEIVFAVIVAWTAIMMLRSGGDDEEEEDYSKHMAYRFAQKLFPVWPKLHGHNFFVSRKQLEVELKKPENQGMTLAAKGTIFATPLFLCLVVAEVSDILFAFDSVPAVIAVSREPLIVYSAMLFAILGLRTMYFVLEALKRYLVHLEKSVIALLFFIAVKLGLNATDHMFHHGYTIDANTSLLIVMVVLAIGVVASLIFPGKEEEAPIENQ, via the coding sequence ATGGCGGTGTTCGTCGGTATCGCGCTGGGCGCGCTGCTGCTCGACATGGTCACCCACCGTGGGGACAAACCCATTTCGCTGGCCAAAGCCTCGATCTGGTCGATTTTCTGGATTGCGATCTCGCTGGCGTTTGCAGGCTTTCTGTATGTCCAGCACGGGCCGGATGTCGCGAGCCTGTTCGTCACCGGTTATGCGCTGGAAAAAGTCCTCAGCGTCGACAACCTCTTTGTATTCATGGCGATTTTTGCCTGGTTCAAAGTGCCTGATGGCATGCGTCACCGCGTGCTGTACTGGGGCATCATCGGCGCCATCGTGTTCCGTGGGATCTTCGTTGCCATCGGTACCGGTCTGCTGGCGTTCGGCCCGTGGGTCGAGATCGTGTTCGCCGTGATCGTCGCCTGGACAGCCATCATGATGCTGCGCAGCGGCGGTGATGACGAAGAAGAGGAAGACTATTCCAAGCACATGGCTTACCGCTTTGCGCAAAAACTCTTCCCGGTATGGCCAAAGCTGCACGGCCATAACTTCTTCGTGTCGCGCAAGCAACTCGAAGTGGAACTGAAGAAACCCGAGAACCAGGGCATGACACTGGCGGCGAAGGGCACCATTTTCGCCACGCCACTGTTCCTTTGCCTGGTGGTCGCAGAAGTTTCCGACATCCTGTTTGCCTTCGACTCCGTACCGGCAGTCATCGCCGTGAGCCGCGAGCCGCTGATCGTTTACTCGGCCATGCTCTTCGCCATTCTCGGCCTGCGGACCATGTACTTCGTCCTGGAAGCCCTGAAACGCTATCTGGTGCACCTGGAAAAATCGGTGATCGCGCTGCTGTTCTTCATTGCCGTCAAGCTGGGCTTGAACGCAACCGATCACATGTTCCACCACGGCTACACCATCGATGCGAACACCAGTTTGCTGATCGTAATGGTTGTATTGGCGATCGGTGTCGTCGCCAGTCTGATCTTCCCCGGAAAGGAAGAAGAAGCACCGATCGAAAACCAATGA
- a CDS encoding type II toxin-antitoxin system HicA family toxin: MNSRFLIGQLVADGWYLVRIKGSHHHFKHPTKPGLVAVPHPKKDLLKKTAISILQQPLL, from the coding sequence GTGAATAGCCGTTTTTTAATCGGCCAACTCGTCGCAGACGGTTGGTATCTGGTACGGATCAAAGGAAGTCACCATCACTTCAAGCATCCGACCAAACCTGGACTGGTCGCCGTGCCACATCCGAAAAAGGATCTGCTGAAGAAAACGGCCATCAGTATTTTGCAGCAGCCGCTGCTTTGA